The Fibrobacter sp. UWB5 genomic sequence TCATTCTTGGCCACAGCTTTACTTGCTTTGCCGGTTTCCGCGGCGGTAAGGGCGTGCTTGCAGCCTTGGGCGTGTTCCTTGCCCTTTGCCCGATTACGGCTCTTAGCGCTTTTGGTGTGTGGGCCATTTTCACGTTTGCATCGAAGTATGTGTCGGTGGGCAGTATTGCCGCCTGTGTGGCTCTCGGTGTGTTTGCTGTCATGGGCTACCTCAAGTTGCCGTTCCCGCCCGACGATATTAACCTTGGTCTGATGATTACCTGCCTTATTGTGGCCGTTTTTGTGATTGTGAAGCACAAATCCAACATAAAGCGCCTTATGAACGGCACTGAAAACGGTTTTGGCAGCAAACGCAAGACCCCGAAGGCATAATTATTGTAGATTATAGGAAAAAGTGATAGGTAAGGATTTATTATGAAGGTTACAGTTTTAGGTACAGGTGGCTGGGGCTTGTCTCTTGGCCAGGTGGTGTACGAAAATAAGAATGAAGTGATGTTCTGGACCAATTCCCAGGCCGAAGTAGACTTGCTTTCTACGGAACACCAGTACAAGGATAAACTTCCGGGCGTAATTTTCCCGGCCGACTTTAAGTATACGACCGACATGAATGCAGCCCTCGAAGGCTGCGAAATGGTGCTGATCGTGGTGCCTAGCCAGTTTATGGGCGGTGTCGCCAAGAATCTTGGCAAGTGGACTCCGGCCAAGGGTAAGGAACCGGTGGTGGTTTGCGCAACGAAGGGTATTCTCGAAGGCACGAACCAGCTCATGAGCGAAGTCTTGCTCGAAAACGTTCCTTGGCTCACCGAAGACAAAATGGTTGCCTTTAGCGGTCCGTCGCATGCCGAAGAAGTCAGCCGCCATATTCTTACTGCGATTGTTTCTGCTTGCGTGAACGAAGAATCTGCCAAGCTCGTGCAGAAGACCATGAGCTGCTCTTATCTGCGCGTTTACACCTCTACCGATATCGTGGGCGTGGAACTCTGCGGTTCCGTGAAGAACGTGATTGCTATTGCTTCTGGCGTGCTTTATGGCCTCGAAGCCGGTGGCAAGTACAAGATTGGTGACAATACCCGTGCTGCCATTCTCACTCGCGGTCAGGCCGAAATGTGCCGCCTCGGTAAGGCTCTCGGCGCAAAGCCCGAAACCTTCGCAGGCCTTGCCGGCATGGGCGACTTGATTGTGACATGCCTTTCTCAGCATAGCCGTAACCGCTATGTGGGCGAACACATCGGTAAGGGCGAAACCATCGAACAGGTCCTCGGCGGCATGAAGATGGTGGCCGAAGGCGTTCCGACTTGCAAGAGCACCAAGGCTCTCGCCGACAAACTCGGTGTCGAAATGCCGATCGTGAATGCCGTTCATGCCCTCCTTTTCGAAGGCAAGAATGTGGACGATGTTATCAAGGAAATGTGGGGCCGCGAACTCAAGACGGAAGTCTGGGAGTAGTATAGAACTTAGAATTTAGAGCTTAGAACTTAGATTATTTTTCTAAGCTCTACCAACTAAGTTCTACCAACTGAGCATCCCGT encodes the following:
- the plsY gene encoding glycerol-3-phosphate 1-O-acyltransferase PlsY; the encoded protein is MLGSIPSAIWIAKIAKGKSFDIRDYGSKNAGLTNTFRVLGWKPALPVVFLDLLKGFFGPWIAMRMCEAQVAAGGADYSHWVPLVAGLLVILGHSFTCFAGFRGGKGVLAALGVFLALCPITALSAFGVWAIFTFASKYVSVGSIAACVALGVFAVMGYLKLPFPPDDINLGLMITCLIVAVFVIVKHKSNIKRLMNGTENGFGSKRKTPKA
- a CDS encoding NAD(P)H-dependent glycerol-3-phosphate dehydrogenase — its product is MKVTVLGTGGWGLSLGQVVYENKNEVMFWTNSQAEVDLLSTEHQYKDKLPGVIFPADFKYTTDMNAALEGCEMVLIVVPSQFMGGVAKNLGKWTPAKGKEPVVVCATKGILEGTNQLMSEVLLENVPWLTEDKMVAFSGPSHAEEVSRHILTAIVSACVNEESAKLVQKTMSCSYLRVYTSTDIVGVELCGSVKNVIAIASGVLYGLEAGGKYKIGDNTRAAILTRGQAEMCRLGKALGAKPETFAGLAGMGDLIVTCLSQHSRNRYVGEHIGKGETIEQVLGGMKMVAEGVPTCKSTKALADKLGVEMPIVNAVHALLFEGKNVDDVIKEMWGRELKTEVWE